AATCAGCTAGTAGCGTCTCAAGAGTAAGCTCTGAGAAAGCGGCTGACTGAATAAACGAATCCTGGTCAAAACCCGGCAGCGAGATATCCGAATCTCCTCGTGCAATTCGCAGCAATCGATAACTCATCACACGTTCCGTATCCGTTATATGTCCAATAATTTCCTTGATGCTCCACTTACCAGGAGCGTACGCATAGCTGCCCTGTTCTTCAGAAACTTCCGCAAACAAAGCGTTCAGTTCTTCAAGCTGCTTAGCTAAATAGGAGATATAATCTCCATCTGGAACAAGATGAATATAGCCGCTGACATAAGGATAATACTCCGTGCTATCCGGTCGATTCAGCATATGTCCATGAACTCCTCTCTCTATAGAAAGATTAATAGCTACTTCTATATTAGCTTAAGATCAGCTGAATTCCAATCTTTGCTAGAGAGCGAAATGCATCACACTAACATTGAACTATGACTCCCAGTTCGACGATGACTCTATCTTTCTCAGCAGCCACACCTTGCTTTGAAAGTCGCCGTGAAGGCCGGATACCGGAAGGCCGGCATACAACAGATGATCACCCGGATATACGATTCCGTCGATTTCATAATCCGCAGCAGGGTCAAGCCCTTTGAGCCGCAGCCATGTCAGCGGCGGATTAGGCTCAGCCAGCACACGGAAGTAGAAGGCAATCGCTTCCGTTTTATCTTCCGCCACGATCATCCAAGCGGTCTCATTGCCTTCGAAAGGGCTCAAAAGCCTATACATGGCTCCGAATTGTACCAGAGGCCTGATATTCTTGTATGTGGCGATTTGTTGTTTGACCGCCTCCTGCTCTTCGACCGTGAACTTGGTCAGATCAAGCTCATATCCAAAGTTACCAGACATGGCGACATGTCCTCGCATCTCCAGTGAAGTATCTCGATGCACCTGATGGTTCGGCACGGCGGACACATGAGCCCCCATCGTACTTACCGGATATACCAGGCTTGTGCCGTACTGGATCTTCAAGCGGCTCACGGCATCTGTGTTGTCGCTTGTCCATGTCTGAGGCATGTAATACAGAATACCTGGGTCAAAACGTCCTCCTCCTCCGGAACAGCTTTCAAAAAGGATATGAGGAAATTCGGAGGTAATCTGCTCCATGACCTTATATAGCCCAAGCATGTAGCGATGCGCGGTCTCCCGCTGACGCTCTGGCGGAAGTGCGGCCGAGCCGATCTCCGTCATATTACGGTTCATATCCCATTTCACGTAGGTGATCGGCGCGCTTCGAAGAATATCCCCGATCATTCGAACGATCTCTGCGCACACATCCTCACGCGAAAAATCTAGGATCAGCTGCTGGCGTCCTTCCGTTCTCCGGCGATTTGGAACATGCAGGCACCAATCCGGGTGCTTCCGGTACAGATCGCTGTTGGGTGAAACCATCTCCGGCTCAAACCACAAGCCGAACTGCAAGCCCAACTGGTTGACTCTACCGGCCAAATCATGGAGCCCCCTGGCAATTTGGCTTGATCGACGTACCAATCTCCAAGTGAGCTATTGTCGCTGTCTCGTTTGCCGAACCAACCGTCATCGAGCACAAACAGCTCTATACCCAGCTCCTTCCCTGCCTTCGCAATACTCTCAATCTTCTCCGCGTTGAATTGAAAATAAGTCGCCTCCCAGTTATTAACCAGAACCGGTCGTGTTCGGTCACGGAATTCACCTCGGCATAACCGGGTCCGATACAGTTTATGATACGTTCGAGACATATCTCCGAGCCCATCGGATGCATACACCATGACGGCCTCCGGTGTTTGAAACGACTCTCCTGGCTGCAGCAGCCAGCTGAAATCGAACGGATTGATCCCGACGGATACCCTGGTATTCCCGTAAGGCTCCACTTCCGCATGAGCAGCAAAGTTTCCGCTGTACACGAGACTAAAGCCGTATACTTCTCCGTGATCCTCATTGGCATCCTTAGACAACAGTGCGATAAACGGGTTATGCTGGTGGCTGCTTGCTCCGCGGCGGCTTTCCACAGTTATTTTGCCAGGCGCTAGCGCTCTGCGTTCCAAGTGACGTTCTCTGGCCCAGCTTCCGGAAAGCTGAAGCAGATCGAACTGGCTGCTCTTGAAATCTACACTCATACTCAGCGCCCGCAGCAGCTTGATATCTTCGCTTCCCCCGTTGATAAACTTGACGGATCTTGCAATAGCAGCGTGCTCTTCAAATACGGTGTACATGAGAACAACACGCAGGCCCGTAACGTTATCGATCAGCTCCAGCTCCAGTGTTTGCGCTTCCTCGTCAATCTCTGTATAGGTAGCAGGAAGCCCTTCCAGCTTCGGTTTGCCCGAATAAATGCGATGAGCTTGATAGACAAGCTCCGAGATGGTGGAACCGTTTTGCAAAGCTGTCTGATACGCGGGCTCACGAAAATCGCTGGTCCCATAAGCCGGATATTCCTGAGGCAGTGTATCCAGTGAAATCGTACGATCCTCCGGCAAAGGATTTGGTGAGAACGAGCACCTCTCCACATATTGCAGGATGAACGGCAGCTGTCCGGGACGAATGCTTTTTCCCCAGTAAACATGAGCAGGATACATGTTTTTTACAATTTGAATGACATAGCTAATCTCTTTGTTCTGCAAGTGAAACAATTGATTTTGCGAATCATAGGTAATGCTCATACTATCCCTCCAAACAAATATGCTTATATTATCTTACTTTCCAGTCGGCAGCACTATGGACAAATTCCGTTTTCCTATGGAGAAATGTAGTTTAAGCTGTTTAAAGGGATGCATGCAGTCAAGCAGCTAGAAGGAGAATTGTAAGTAGGGAAGCAATTATATTACAATGGACACACGACTGAGATTGAGGGGGCAACTATGTATATCGTACATTCAACCTTCGCTGTCCCGGAACTTAAGGCAGACGAAGTGATTCAAATTTATCGGAACCGGTCCAGATCGGTTGATCAGGCGGAAGGCTTTCTCCAATTTTTACTTCTTCAAGATGAAGCAAGACCTGGAGAACTGACCGTACATATGGAGTGGGAAACGAAAGAGCATTATCTTGCTTGGGTGACCAGCAGTGAATTCAAGAAAATCCATGAGCTCGAAAAGAAATATCCGGATCAAGAACTCGCGAACATTATCCCGACAATTCATAAATATAAGGTTGTGGCCAAGTAATGGAACATCTTAACACACATACCTACGCTGACATCATTCAACTAATTACCGAGGAAATCTATGAAGCAGACCCTTCACTTCTGGAAAAATACGGGGAGCGCGGCAAGCAAAAATGCAAAGAAGATAATGAACACCACTTCAAGCATTTGGAGACGGCTTATGCCTTGCAAAGCAAGCAGGTTTTCATCGACTATGCCATATGGCTGAACGGTATTCTGCAAAAGCATGGCATGTCGGCACAGCATCTCATTGAAAATTTCGAACGTATAGCCAGGCACATTTCGGGACGTGTCGAGCCCGAGAAGGAGATCAAATTTCTCGCTTATTTGCAGGAAGGCATCCGCGCCATTGAATAATGGATATTGGCTCAAGGACACCTCTCAGGAGGGCCTTATGCCCAACTAACTACAATGTCCTTTTTCCGATTCAATCTTGACTTCCGGACTTATCGTAGAAAGTCATATGATGCATCTCATCCTTGTAGTATTCAAGCCGGTCTTGCAAAGTGCCTGTATGCAGCTCAAACTTATGACCGTCAGGATCCTGAAAATAAATGGACAATCCATCCCTCTCATGGCGCGCTCTGCCCGTCAAAATCTGCACACCCAGCTCGGCGAACCGCTCCAGATATGCTTCATAGTCCTCTTTGTCTATGGTGAAGGCGATATGCGTATACGATTGATGAATCTCACGACGAGGAATGTCTTCCTCTACATTTAATGCTAGCCAGAGACCGTTCAAATCAAAATATGCCAGCTTGCGCCCTTTGACAAGCAACTTCGCTCCCAGCACTTGTTGGTAGAAATGAATGGACCTCTCGAGGTCAGAAACAGAAAACAGGAAATGATTGATACCCTGCAGCTTCATTCGGTTACTCCTTTTCAAATCATAGTTATGATATACAATAGCCCAAGATTGGAGATCACGGAAATATGAGAACAGAAAGCCAAATCAAACGTAAACGAAATGAGCTCGTGAGCCAGCGGCAGGCGCTAGAATCCCGAACCGAGCAAGCTGGATCATCAGCAGAAACAGATTCGCTAAAGCTTCAAGCAGAGCGTTTGAGCGATATGATCGATATGCTGGAATGGGTGCTGAATGAGCCCTCAGGAAGCTATCATTAGTCGGTACCAGCTCACAAAAAGAAAAAAGGAGAGCGCCTTTCTCTCTCCTCTGCCTGTTGATTTTTTTTCCAATACTGTTGACATATGGTTATTCGATCGAAATAAATGCATCTAAGCTAACAACAAACTGTCGAAGGCAACCGCTACGTTACTCCGAAAACTATGGAGCTCTCCAATGCTCCTTCAACTATCCTCTTCTTCCACCTCATACCTGCATAGAAAACGTTCCATCCCAGAAACCTTCTCCCCCAAGCTGATGATCACGAATCCAATACTCCGATAAAAGTCCACAGCTTCTTCATCCGTCTCCGCCAATAGTAAGGACGGCTTCAGCAGCTCAATCGTTTCCAGAATGATTCCGCGCCCAAAGCCTGCTCCTCGACTATCCGGCTTAACCGCAATATGAGTAATCGTGAGTGTCCGCTGCTCGTCCATCCGAAATCCGATGAGACCGACCAAATAATCCTCAGACACATAACCGTACAACGAGAGCCCGCTGTCCGTTTGGTACTCCTGAACGACCTCATCTATACGGTCGGGGTCGGGAAACACGCTGCAGCCCAGCAATTCTTGAATTTCAGCTTCTTGCAATTTGGATTTGATATCAATCAGTGTTGCTTCATGTACTGTATCTGTCATATCGTTACACCTGCACTCCTTTGAAATTAGTTATCAAATATGTCTTACCAAGTCGAGCAAATCCGAAATCTCAGCTATAGGTACAACACCCTTCTCCGCCAAATCCTGCTGATGGGATACATAATGGATAAAGAGAACGCCTGCATCCGTTGCAGCCCTGCCGTCAATCCATGAATCCCCGACGAATACCCATTCTTCAGGGGATAACTCCGGGAATTGCCGCGTCGCATAGTCACAACCGGATGGAGACGGCTTCAAAGACTGCATCTGTTCTCTTCCTACAATCATGTGAAAGTATGAGGCGATAGAGGTTGTCTCCAGTGCTATTCTAGCTGCCTCCTGAGCATTGTTCGTTACAATGACCAAGACATAGCGATGCACCAGCAGGTCCAACAGTTCTCGCGCGTGCTCCTCCAGGTCAGCTCCATCCATACCGATGATCTCGTAATGTGAGGCTATATCCATAGCAGCCTGATACAGGGAATCACTGATGCCTTGCTGCTTGGCATGCTCAATGATGGTCGAAGTCGTATGCTGATGGATCGAAAAATCCTCCGGGAGCACCCGCTCGCTGATAAAAAAACGGGCAATTTCCTGCTTCATAGCTGCAAAATCAATATTAGATTTGAGTAGTGTGTTATCCATATCAAACATGATGCCGCGAACGCTTCCTTTTCGTTCCACTGCCATCCTCCCTTACCATTTTGCAAGTAGATTATAGTGAACAAAAGGACAGCTGGCAAGTTATACCCGACTCGTACTTCTTATTTGTTTAAACCAAACATTCGATTAGAAACATATGGATAGTTTCCGTAGCGGATCGCAATTTCGCGCTCAAAGAGTGTCATTCTTTCGATCGTACGATTATTAGCAAGCCGTCCTCCGTCCAAAATACGAAAAGGTACTGCTTCAAGAAGCTGCATGACGGTTAGTTTCGCCTGCTCATCATCCCCGGTCACATAGACATCACTTTGTTGATTTTGAAAAATAGGATTCGCCAGCACTTTAAAAAATGTATTCTTGAATGCCCCGATGATTGTGGTATCCGGCAGAGCCCGCTGCAGCTCTTCAGCAGCAGATGTACCCCATTGCAGTGTGAAATCACTGAAATCCTCGGTAAATGGATTCACGATATCTATGACGATTTTACCGCACAGCTGCTTCTCATGCTTTGTTACCCATGGGATCAAATCGCGGAACCACAGTGTCGGGACTACAACATCCGCCTCCAAAGCTTGCTCCATATTAACCGCTCGGGTCTGCTTCAATGCCCCCGCATCGACAAGGTGCTTTGCTTTACTGATGGATCTGGAGCCCCATAAAAGTTCCTCGCCGGACATGAAAATATCCATAAGCGTGGCCAGTCCAACACCCATACGCCCTGTACCGATGATGCTAATTTTCATTTGAATTCCTCCTGATCAAGTGGGTTTATTGATGTTCTGACCCGATCATATCAAGAAGCGGTCGGCACAGGAATTTCCATATTTGTTTAGGATTGAAACCAAAAGTTGCAGCTATCCTCGATAGACGCCAAATTGGCTCGACCAAACTTGACAGAATCAGCCGAATTGTTTGATAGTGATAGAACAAGCAATCCCCATTTTTCGGAAGGACGGTACCGATATGTTTCAATATGTAGAACAACATTACGAAGACATCGATTTCTCTCAGAAAGACCTTCGTTACGGGGAGCTGACGCGCTGCACATTTACAAGATGCAAATTTCGCTCCACTTCCATGGAGGAAATCTCTACACTTTCGAGCAGATTCATTGAATGCGATTTTCGCGGTGCGCTGCTCAATGCATCGATTCATCAGCAATCCGCGTTTGTAAATTGCAAATTCCATGAAGCCAACTTGTTTGTCGCCAAATTCCATGAATGCAAAATGACAGGCTCCGATTTTACAAAAGCAAATCTGGACGGTATGACCATTGATCAGGGAGATTGGTCCTACGTAAATTTCAGAGCTGCCAAGCTGGCCAAGCAGGACCTGCGGGGAGTGCGCTTTGCGGAAGCCGATTTAACGGAAGCCAATCTGGAAAAAGCCAATCTGCGTCACTCAGATTTAACACGAGCCCAGTTGGGAAGAGCCAAGCTGCAAGGTGCTGACTTACGCGATGCGATCATGGATGGCATCGATTTCCCAAGTATCAATGTCAAGGGAGCACGGATGGATGCGTCCCAAGCTGTTTCTTTTCTCCGCGCATATGGCGCTAAAGTCGATTAATACAAAAGAGAACTCGATTTAATTGGGAGGCAGACATCGCATGAATCTGGACAACCTCACTAGTTTTCTAACTGCCGCCGAGCTGAAGAGCATGGCTAAGGCAAGCGAAAAGCTGCACTTGACTCACCCTGCACTCAGCAAGCAAATTCGCAAGCTGGAGACGTATTACGGAACCGAGCTGCTAACGCGAAATTCATCGGGAGTACAGCTGACTGCCGCCGGCAAAGGTCTTATACAACCGACTGCCTCGTGTTCTTGCTGAGTTATCGGATATCCGTCAAGAAATGTTGTTGTTAACCAGCAGCAGTCCCGTCCGTCTAGGTACACTGCCAAGCCTCGCTGAACACTATCTCCCTGCAGTCGTTCATGCGATGGAGCAGGATGGAATCCCCGTCGACCTGACGGTGCTGCATACATCCGAAGAGCTTACCGATATGCTCCACAGCCGTGAATTGGATGCCATCCTTGTGGATCGGTTTAAAGATGATAAACCGGATTTTTGGAATAGGGAGCTTTGGACTGAGCCCTACTATGTCATTATGCCGATCGATCATCCCTTAGCTGGCGAACAAAGCATCTGCCTAGAATCGCTTGCTGAGCAGCCGCTGATCATGTATCCCCCTGCTTGCAGCATTCGCAAGAAAATGACTTCTTTATTTGCAGAAATGAAAGCAGTCCCCCATATCAAAACCGAAGTTCCCTTCGGGGCGTTCATCCCCGGTTATACAGCTGCCGGAGCCGGTATAGGTATCCTTCCGCAGATGGTGGCGGCGCAGCTGAGTCATGCTCGGCTGACGGCTGTTCCCCTCCATCATCCTTTGGCGGAGCGAGAGATCTCTATAGCCGCCATCGGATCCGCTGCAGGAGAACAGCTGCTCCCCTATCTTCGTCCTCTTCCCCTCACAAGGGATGATCCCGATGCCACTCGAGCACCTGCTGGGCAGTGAACATGTCCGTAACTATCGTACTTGCCCACTTCCCCCGCAGTGCCGCGGCTATGGCGATCACCTTATCTTCCCCACCGGCTACAGCCACTACGTTCGGTATTACCTTCAGCGCATTCGCGTCTAAGCCGATCATGCGCCCTTCGGAGGAATGTGGTACTGCTTCGCCGCGCTCGTTAATGAATGCGGTACAGATATTTGCCACAGCACCGATGGATCGCAGCTCATCCAGCTCCTTCATCCCCATATGGCCGGACTGGACGATCGTCGCCTCCTTGGATACTTGACCAATGCCTACAAGCGCAGTAGATGCCTTTGCTGCAAGGGCTAGCACTTTTGCAATTTCAACCTCCTGCAGAAAAACCTCCCTTGCTTGCTCGGAGGCTACAATTGCAGGTGCATTCAGCTGCCAATAGGCCGACTTCAGCTTCTCTCCAATTGTCTTCGCATTGGCATTGGCATGCCATGCGGTACCTGTTGCTCCCCATCCCCCAACTAATGGTACGATTTGCAAGTGCTTCTGAATCGAAAATTGCAGCTCCGCTCCAGTAGCGGCAACGGATTTCCCCGCCATGACGCCAACCACATCCCGATCTTTCAGTACGTTCTCAAGTAATACGGCGCCGGCTCTAGCAAGCTGTGCATCCAACAGTTGCCGGTCTGCTCCAGGCATATGTACCACAAGTGCATCCTGTAAGCCGAATACATCGATCAGTTCTTTTTCCACCTGCTGTTCTTCCGAGAACGGATTCTTGATCGTAATCTGTACGATCCCCTCCGACTTGGCCGCCCCCAGCATTCTGCTGATTTGTGGCCGTGATATGCCTAATTTAAGCGCAATATCCTGCTGATTCATGCCTTCCAAATAGTACATAGAGCTCACTTTTACCAACAGCCGCAATCTTTCTTCTGCCATAGCTGTCAACCCTCCGATTCATTCTTTCCTTAGAGACATGCTACCACACGAGAGATTCCCCATCCACCTTGGACAAATGTTCATCATTGTAATTTTGTTCAAGCGTTTTTATAATTGACATCAGAATCAAACGATTGGCGAGAGGATGATGGATTCATGAACACGGGGATTCCTAAAGTGAATGCGGGTAAATTTGGTGAATACGGCGGCAAATTCGTCCCGGAAACATTGATGTATGCTTTATCAGAGCTTGAACTGGCCTTCGAGAAGTATTGGAGGAGCCTGCCTTCTTGCGGGAGATGCAGCTGCTTCTGCAAGACTATTCAGGCAGACCGACACCGCTCTACTTCGCGGAGCGCTTAAGCAATCAGCTCGGTGGTGCGCGTATCTTTTTGAAAAGAGAGGACCTAAACCACACCGGTGCTCACAAGATCAACAACACCATCGGTCAAGGCTTGCTGGCGAAGAAAATGGGCAAGAAAAAGTCGTCGCGGAAACCGGAGCCGGACAGCACGGTGTTGCGACAGCGACGGTTTGCGCCCTGCTGGGTCTGGAATGCAAGATTTTCATGGGAGAAGAAGATATTCGCAGACAAAAAGCTGAACGTATATCGTATGCGAATGCTGGGTGCCGAGGTCGTACCTGTAACTTCCGGTTCCCGCACACTTAAGGACGCCGGCAATGAAACCATGCGATATTGGGTAGCCAACGTTGAGGATACGTTCATGCTATTCGGCACGGCCGCAGGACCGCATCCTTATCCCTATATGGTCCGCGAATTCCAGAAGGTTATTGGCGAAGAAACCCGGGAGCAGGCTCTAACAAACATGGGCCGTCTGCCCGACACAGTCATTGCTTGTGTCGGTGGCGGGAGCAACGCGATCGGCATGTTTCATCCGTTCATCGACGACAGTCAAGTCACACTCATGGGAGTTGAGGCTGGGGGTCGGGGGATCGAGTCAGGCGCACATGCCGCAACTCTTTCGCAAGGAACCCCTGGTGTTTTCCAGGGATCGTACAGCTATGTCCTGCAAGACATACACGGTCAAGTCAAAGAAGCGCATTCTATCAGTGCCGGACTGGACTATCCTGGTGTAGGTCCTGAGCATGCTTTCCTTAGGGATAGCGGCAGGGTCCGCTACTGCTCCATAACGGACCAAGAAGCACTGGATGCCTTGTACCTGCTCAGCCGAACCGAAGGGATCATCCCTGCTCTGGAGAGTTCTCATGCAGTAGCGCAAGCCGTGAAACTTGCTCCCGAATGCTCTAGCGAGCATATCATGGTCGTGTGCTTATCAGGCCGTGGAGACAAGGACGTCGAGGCTATTGCTGGTTACGAAGGAGGCGGGCTGCAATGAATCCACTAGATCACTCCTTTGCGACTTTGAAACAGCGCGGGGGTACTGCATTTATGCCGTTTGTTACGGTCGGCGACCCGAACCCTGAGTGCACGGTGGACATCCTGCTTACACTGCAAGAAGCAGGAGCCAGCATGATTGAGCTCGGTATTCCTTATTCAGATCCATTGGCCGACGGCCCCGTCATACAACGCTCCTCTCAACGAGCGCTTAAGAATAGCGTGACACTCACCTCCGCTCTGGAATGTGCTCAGCTTGCCAAACAGCAGGGATTAACGATTCCTTTGCTGCTGTTCACCTACTACAATCCCTTGCTTCAGTTAGGATTACACACCGCATTTGAACGGATGAGCGTGGCCGGCATTGACGGAATCATTATTCCCGATTTGCCTTATGAGGAAAATGAGAGGGTCCGCGCTTTGTCTGAGACATTTGGGATTCACCTGATCCCTATGGTTGCGTTAACCTCTAAGGACAGAGTCCCCAAAATCGTAGAGCGTGCAGCAGGCTTCATCTACTGCGTCTCTTCGTTTGGCGTTACCGGCATGCGTTCCCAGCTTCATACCGAGCTGGAAGCTTTCGTGCGGTACGTGAAGGAGGTCAGCGGCTTGCCCGCTGTAGTTGGGTTCGGCATCTCCACTTCGGAACAGTACCGTGAAGTATCGCGTTATGCGGACGGCGTCGTTGTCGGAAGTGCCATCGTGCATGCCATCGAACAGCAGCGTGAGCTTTGGCTGGACCCTGACAGCAGAGCGGAAGCTGCGCACTCCTTGCGGAGCTTCACCGAGCATCTGATAAGCAAATAAGATAAACAGCTTACACCGTCCTTTAATGACGAGTTCGCTTATATGTCAAGGATAAACGATTTGGCCGTCCCTAAAGGACGAGATCAAAAACAGCGACAGTCCCGGACAACTAACATCGTCCTGTACTGTCGCTATTTCCGTAGGATAGGGGCTCTTCATGTTACTTATGAGGATTAGCTGGCAAAGAAGAGTCCATGATACTCAATAGCAGCAAATCGTTTTACATACTGACTGCGAATTTCTGCATCCCTGCTTCCAGCTCACGCGTATGCTTGACTAGGAGGTTGACCGCTGCCACAACCTCTTCATAAGAGGAAAGCTGTTCCTGACCCATCGCAGAAATTTGATCAACCTCTGAGCATATATAGGCGGTACGCTGCTTCACATCCTTCATCAGAAAACCGACTTTCGTCATATTCGTGTGGGCATCATTCATTTCACGGGAAATTCCCCCGAGCTCCTTGTGCACGTCCCGATTAGCCAAACGTATGGAAGCAAACGATTCTTGCGCTTCTGCGGCGAGCACCCCTCCCTTATGCAGATCTGCCGCTCCCTGGTTCATCTGCTTATACACGGTTTCTATTTTTTGCTGAACGATACCCATTTGTTCTTGGGTCTGATTCGCAAAGTCCTTGGAGCTTTGAGCAAGCTCCTTGATCTTTTGAGCGACGACGGCAAAGCCCCTTCCGGCATTGCCCGCACGTGCTGCTTCAATGCTCGCATTGATGGATAGAATGTTGGTCTGCGTCGCTATGCTGCTGATCTGCTTCATTGTTGATACCATAACATCCGAGAGCTGCTGCAGCTCCTTAATCTCTTTGCTTACCGATTGGATGCCTGTCTCGACTTGATGAAATTGATTCACAAAGCCGGTTACTTTTTCGTCACCATGTACAGCCATTGCTGCTGACTGCTCGGCGTGCGCATAGATTCGCTCCAGCTGCCCTCGCATCTGCTCGAACAAGATCACAACTCGGTCCACTTCCTCTGCGCCATCGGAAATTCGCTCCGACTGCAAATGTGCGGTTTCGGCAATGGCCATCGCCGACCTTGCCACTTCCTCGCTGGAACCGCGATTATCCTCCATCCGCTGGTATATGTGCTCCGTGGAGCCCTGCACTTTACCATGAACGTCACGTACACCGCCGATCAGAAGACGCAGGTTTCGCAGCATCTCATTAAACGCAGCGCACAATCGCCCTATTTCGTCACGGTACTTACTCGTTACAGGTTCAACGTTCAAGTTTCCCTCGGCAACCATACTTGTGGTTCGACTTAGAACCCGTATCGGATGAGCAAGTACCCGGTTGAGTCCCCAAGCGATAATACCGGAAATAACAGCAACACATCCTACT
This genomic window from Paenibacillus hexagrammi contains:
- a CDS encoding methyl-accepting chemotaxis protein, which translates into the protein MIHRIFKFGNASIRVKLAVALMIIIVCTAGISTLQLWRFSGYIDDYNKLLVDLSDANDINGLLKNQLDSEIRDIVYGKISFDQGRQFQMLDDMERKVSNIQAREHYGNVLEALGALQNTTNYLRKQVQALSQQNDVQERTGSYESITDTTAIVEQGVQELIRQKLLASESIKQGIMDNFQRDITIFIVVVGCVAVISGIIAWGLNRVLAHPIRVLSRTTSMVAEGNLNVEPVTSKYRDEIGRLCAAFNEMLRNLRLLIGGVRDVHGKVQGSTEHIYQRMEDNRGSSEEVARSAMAIAETAHLQSERISDGAEEVDRVVILFEQMRGQLERIYAHAEQSAAMAVHGDEKVTGFVNQFHQVETGIQSVSKEIKELQQLSDVMVSTMKQISSIATQTNILSINASIEAARAGNAGRGFAVVAQKIKELAQSSKDFANQTQEQMGIVQQKIETVYKQMNQGAADLHKGGVLAAEAQESFASIRLANRDVHKELGGISREMNDAHTNMTKVGFLMKDVKQRTAYICSEVDQISAMGQEQLSSYEEVVAAVNLLVKHTRELEAGMQKFAVSM